AAAGAAAGGGCAGGTGCTGGCCATTGTAAAGAGTACAGCGGTCAACGAGATGCAGGATGATACCCAGACTTTACAGGCTCAGCTGGCTGTAGCAAAAAGGAAACTGTCTTCTGTAGAAGCAATGTACAAAGACGATATAGCTTCTCAAAAAGATCTTCAGGAAGCACGTTCAGAGGTGACAATTCTTCAGTCTAATATTTCCAAGACTCATAAAAATATGCAGTTATATTCTGCCGGAGGGAGTACGATTCAGATAAAAGCGCCTGCAGACGGATATGTTATCTCAAAAAATATTTCAAAAGGGATGCCTGTAACAGCAGGAGGAGACCAGCTCTTTACCATTTCTAATCTGGATAAGGTATGGGTAATGGCCAATGTGTATGCTACGAATATGAGAAATGTTTATGTGGATCAGCCTGTCGTAGTGAAAACACTTGCTTATCCCGATGACAGTTTTTCAGGAAAAATAAACAATATCTCACAGGTTTTTAATGAGAATGAAAGAGTACTTAAAGCCAAGATTATCATGGATAATAATGGAATGAAATTAAGGCCCGGAATGTCTGCGGATGTTGTTTTACCAGTTAATTCACAAAACAAAAAAGCTCTGGCTATTCCTGCTAAAGCTCTGATTTTCGATAACAATCAAAGTTATGTAGTGGTGTATAAAAAAGACTGCGAATTAGAAATCAGACCTGTGACGGAGGTTGCTTCCAATAGCCAGTATATTTATGTAGAAGGAAATTTAAAAGAAGGTGAAAATGTCATTGCTTCCAATGGATTACTGATCTATGAAAACCTGAAAAACCAATTAAATAATTCTACGAAGTAATGCGAAAATTTGTACAGAATATAGTTTCCTTCTCTTTAAAAAACTCATTGATTGTTCTTTTGGGGACATTTCTTTTGTTGGCTGGAGGAATCTATTCCTATATACATACTCCTATTGAGGCTTTTCCTGATGTTACCAACACCAGAGTAAGGGTTATTACCCAATGGCCGGGGAGAAGTGCTGAAGAAATAGAAAAATTTGTCACATTGCCGATTGCCAAAGAAATGAATGCCATCCCGAATAAAACATCGGTAAGATCTATTTCTTTATTCGGGTTGTCAGTAGTTACCGTGATTTTTGATGATCACGTCAATGATTTTTATGCCCAGCAATATGCTTCCAATAAATTAGGGAATGTTAATCTCCCCGGTGGAGCCGAGTACAGTATAGAGCCTCCTTCAGGAGCAACCGGAGAAATCTACCGGTATATTATCAAAAGTAAGCTTCCAATCAAAGAAGTTACTTCTATTCAGGACTGGGTGATTGAAAGAGAATTGCTGGCTGTTCCTGGAGTAGCAGATGTGGTAAGTTTTGGAGGTGAAGAAAAAACATATGAAATAAAAATTAATCCTACGGAATTACACAATTACGACCTTTCCCCTCTGGATGTGTATGAAGCAGTTTCGAAGAGTAATATCAATGTAGGAGGAGATGTAGTAGCAAAAGGTGATCAGGCTTATGTCGTGAGGGGGATTGGTCTTTTAGAGAAAAAAGAAGATATTGAGAATATCAAGATCGAGGTAAAAGGATCTACTCCTATCCTGGTGAAACACGTTGCCGAGGTTAAAATTTCTGCGAAACCGAGGTTAGGGCAGGTAGGGTATAATAAAGAAAATGATGTTGTAGAGGGAATTGTCATTATGCTCCGTGGTGAAAATCCAAGTGAAGTTATTGCAAGGCTTAAAGACAGAATTGAAGAACTGAACGGAGGGGAACTTCCCGGCGATGTTCAGATCGTCCCGATTATTGACCGTACAGAATTGGTCAATACAACGGTTCATACCGTTTCCAAAAATCTGATCGAAGGAGTTATTCTGGTTTCCATTATTGTATTTATATTCCTTTACAATTGGAGAACGACATTTATTGTAGCATCCGTGATTCCTCTGGCATTCCTATTTGCTATTATTATGTTGAAAATTCAGGGACTGCCGGCAAATTTGATCTCTATGGGAGCTTTGGATTTTGGCTTACTGCTCGAAGGGACATTAGTCATCGTTGAACATGTATTTGTAGCCCTCGAACTCAAGGCGAAGAAAATAGGACTTGAACGGTTCAATAAAATGTCAAAATTGGGGATCATTAAAAAGAGTGCTGGAAGTGTGGCGAGTTACATCTTCTTTGCATTATTGATTCTGATTGTTGCTTTGATGCCGATCTTCTCTTTCCAGAAAGTGGAAGGAAAAATGTTCTCTCCTTTAGCATTTACATTGGGATATGCATTATTGGGATCATTGATATTAAGTTTGACCTATGTTCCGGCAATGTGTAAGCTTTTACTGACAAAGAATATTGAAGAAAAAGAAAACTTTATATCAAGATTCTTCAGAGTAAATATTTACAGGATTTACGAATTCAGTAACCGTTACAAAAAAGGATTTATCATTGGTTTCATTACCTTATTGGCTGTTTGCGGATGGAGATTTTCCAATTATGGATCAGAGTTCCTGCCAAAGCTGAATGAAGGGGCTA
This genomic window from Chryseobacterium sp. MEBOG06 contains:
- a CDS encoding efflux RND transporter permease subunit; this encodes MRKFVQNIVSFSLKNSLIVLLGTFLLLAGGIYSYIHTPIEAFPDVTNTRVRVITQWPGRSAEEIEKFVTLPIAKEMNAIPNKTSVRSISLFGLSVVTVIFDDHVNDFYAQQYASNKLGNVNLPGGAEYSIEPPSGATGEIYRYIIKSKLPIKEVTSIQDWVIERELLAVPGVADVVSFGGEEKTYEIKINPTELHNYDLSPLDVYEAVSKSNINVGGDVVAKGDQAYVVRGIGLLEKKEDIENIKIEVKGSTPILVKHVAEVKISAKPRLGQVGYNKENDVVEGIVIMLRGENPSEVIARLKDRIEELNGGELPGDVQIVPIIDRTELVNTTVHTVSKNLIEGVILVSIIVFIFLYNWRTTFIVASVIPLAFLFAIIMLKIQGLPANLISMGALDFGLLLEGTLVIVEHVFVALELKAKKIGLERFNKMSKLGIIKKSAGSVASYIFFALLILIVALMPIFSFQKVEGKMFSPLAFTLGYALLGSLILSLTYVPAMCKLLLTKNIEEKENFISRFFRVNIYRIYEFSNRYKKGFIIGFITLLAVCGWRFSNYGSEFLPKLNEGAIYVRATLPNSVNLDESVRLTKEMKEILMKYDEVKFVMTQTGRPNDGTDPTGFFNIEFNIQLKPENEWKKKISKDELLEEMRVSLEKYPGINFGFSQPIQDNVEEYVAGVKAPLVIKIFGNNLFELENYANQVAQSIKTVPGISDVNVFKNIGLPELRIQLHDSKMAKYGISTADAQAVIEMTIGGQAATKFYEEERMFDVMLRFEKQYRDTPEKMGNILIPTQDNKKVPLKEIATIDYHTGPSFIYREGNSRYIGVGFNIEGRDLGSTIKEAKAKVDKEVKLPKSHKMTWAGEFESKERAAKQLAMVVPISLVLILMLLYFNFGNVKDTLISSVTLAFAFIGGFLSLWFTGTIFGISAGIGFIILFGVATIDGIVLIGVMKENLQNRMSLKESISLGVKSRIRPVVMIALMGSMGLLPAAMSNGMGSEIQKPLAIMIVGGLIICMLLSFTVLPIIFHYAYHKKHKETI
- a CDS encoding efflux RND transporter periplasmic adaptor subunit; protein product: MNKNTTRYIAAIYLSALVALTGCKDKEQNKEAEKGYCISKELKKDIKLVKVEMIPIEESITLTGEVESNSDKTVPFVSLVDGVVTDTYFSLGDYVKKGQVLAIVKSTAVNEMQDDTQTLQAQLAVAKRKLSSVEAMYKDDIASQKDLQEARSEVTILQSNISKTHKNMQLYSAGGSTIQIKAPADGYVISKNISKGMPVTAGGDQLFTISNLDKVWVMANVYATNMRNVYVDQPVVVKTLAYPDDSFSGKINNISQVFNENERVLKAKIIMDNNGMKLRPGMSADVVLPVNSQNKKALAIPAKALIFDNNQSYVVVYKKDCELEIRPVTEVASNSQYIYVEGNLKEGENVIASNGLLIYENLKNQLNNSTK